The Candidatus Margulisiibacteriota bacterium genome has a segment encoding these proteins:
- a CDS encoding insulinase family protein, with translation MDKTVKIKKLPSGLTVLVEEMPVRSAAVGILTGFGSKHERDFPGGIAHYIEHMLFKGTLRRSKADIAEQIDAVGGRINAHTGKEYTMYFSVVLDKYFELALDVLSDMYLNSAFDEAEIELERNVILEEINMYEDSPDEKIHDLACQNIWNGHILGNPIIGTEKSVSRISRADILNCLKGFYMPDNTIIAVAGRVTAEEVFRMIEAKFDGFRGKRQDYAEEPVKIVPGVKIVKKDTEQVHLCLSTRGVSYQSADRMALSLLSSVLGGSMSSRLFQNIREKKGLVYSIYTYPTFYLRTGLFTLYAGTQLKNARQVLDLALKELALLKRNGVTPVELQRAKEQVKGHLVLNLEDSSSRMGRLLKSLYNYGEIHTVEEIMQKVDAVTGDDVQRLANEVFIKEDLQLTAIGNFAKGGFFQELDC, from the coding sequence GTGGATAAAACGGTTAAAATTAAAAAATTGCCCAGCGGCCTGACCGTCTTGGTCGAAGAAATGCCGGTGCGTTCGGCGGCAGTCGGTATTTTGACCGGCTTTGGCTCCAAGCACGAGAGAGATTTTCCGGGCGGTATCGCGCATTATATCGAACACATGCTTTTCAAAGGCACGTTGCGCCGCAGCAAGGCGGACATTGCCGAGCAGATCGACGCGGTGGGCGGCCGCATCAACGCGCATACCGGCAAAGAATACACGATGTATTTTTCAGTCGTGCTGGACAAATATTTTGAGCTGGCGCTCGATGTGCTGTCCGACATGTATCTCAACAGCGCTTTTGACGAAGCGGAAATTGAGCTGGAGCGCAACGTCATTTTGGAAGAAATCAACATGTACGAAGATTCGCCAGACGAAAAAATCCACGATCTGGCCTGCCAGAATATCTGGAACGGCCATATTCTCGGCAATCCGATTATCGGCACAGAAAAATCGGTGAGTAGAATTTCCCGCGCCGATATTTTGAATTGTTTGAAGGGTTTTTACATGCCGGACAATACTATTATTGCGGTAGCCGGCCGCGTTACGGCGGAGGAAGTTTTCCGGATGATCGAGGCCAAATTCGACGGTTTTCGCGGCAAACGTCAGGACTATGCGGAGGAGCCGGTCAAGATCGTCCCCGGCGTGAAGATCGTCAAAAAAGACACCGAGCAGGTGCATCTCTGCCTTTCTACGCGCGGCGTGTCTTACCAGAGCGCCGATCGCATGGCTCTCTCGCTCCTGTCCTCGGTGCTGGGCGGCAGCATGTCCTCACGCCTTTTCCAAAACATCCGTGAGAAAAAAGGTTTGGTTTATTCCATTTACACGTATCCCACTTTTTATTTACGCACCGGACTTTTTACTTTGTACGCTGGCACGCAGCTCAAGAATGCGCGGCAGGTTCTCGATCTGGCCTTAAAAGAATTAGCGCTGCTCAAGCGCAATGGCGTGACGCCGGTCGAGCTGCAGCGCGCCAAAGAACAGGTCAAAGGCCATCTGGTGCTCAATCTCGAGGACAGCTCCAGCCGCATGGGCCGTCTCCTGAAATCTCTCTACAATTACGGCGAGATCCACACGGTCGAGGAGATCATGCAAAAAGTCGACGCGGTGACCGGCGACGATGTGCAACGTCTGGCCAATGAGGTTTTTATCAAAGAAGACCTGCAGCTCACCGCCATCGGCAATTTTGCCAAAGGCGGGTTTTTTCAGGAATTGGACTGCTAA
- a CDS encoding helix-turn-helix domain-containing protein, whose protein sequence is MNWNKAKKIILKNKEVRQELKNNQTEYAIIEKIILARKEKNFTQKKLAELVGTKQSNISRLESGNYNPSLNFLNKIAVATGKKLKVSLA, encoded by the coding sequence ATGAATTGGAATAAAGCCAAAAAAATAATTCTGAAAAACAAGGAAGTCCGTCAGGAATTGAAAAACAATCAGACAGAATATGCAATTATTGAAAAGATAATTTTGGCGCGGAAAGAAAAGAACTTTACCCAGAAAAAACTGGCGGAATTGGTCGGCACCAAACAGTCCAACATTTCCCGGTTAGAAAGCGGCAATTACAATCCCTCTCTGAATTTCCTGAATAAAATTGCCGTGGCAACTGGCAAAAAACTAAAGGTCAGCTTGGCCTAA